The Neorhodopirellula lusitana sequence AGTTCTCCATGGATCGCGTGAATGCGGTTTTCACCCCGGCCGAGCAAAATCAATTCACTAGGACCGAATTGCATTGTTTGACGACAAATCTCGCTCCCTATGCTTCCCCCGGCACCCGTTATGAGAACTCGCTTGCCATTGAGCAAGTTTTCAACTTCCTCTGTATCGAGCTCAATCGGATCGCGTCGCAGCAAGTCTTCGATATTGAGCGGACGTAGCGGGATCTGTTCGTTCCCGTCCATCGCGTCCTCGAAACGTGGCAGGACGCGAATGCTCAGACCTTCGGCGTTGCACTGGTTAGAAAGCTTCCGCAAAGTAGCTCCGTCCAATGCATCTGCCGGGACCAAAATGTCCTTTGCTTCTAGCTTGGTGGCGACTGTCGTCAAATCGCCTAAGTGACCAAGTACCGGGACACCACCTAGTGTGGCACGACGGCGATATCCAGTGTCCACTGCTAAAAGCGCCGCAACGCGGCATGGCATGGACTGGCTTGAATTGATCTGCGCGGCAAGCTGACCGGTAATATGGTCGGTGCCCACTAGGATCGCAGGACGCTTTCTCCGACTAGACAACGTCGTCCCAAAGGTCTCATCAGCGAAACGCCATGTGCATCGCAGACCACCAATCAGGACAACCGTTGCTAACGCGTCCAGCAGAATGCTCAGCCTCGGTATCGCCCCCCCAAAGGGCAGCAGAAAGTAGTCGACAAATGCCACCACAAACATGGCCACGAGTGTCACCTTCATTAGCGATTTCAGATCAGCAAACGTGACGTATCGCCACCAGCCATGGAAGTGAGCGCCGAAATAGAAAACCGCAATTTTCGCAATCACCACCGGTCCCAGTGTCGACCAGAAAAGCTGTCGATTACTCTCGAGGACCTGGAAGTTGAACCGCGCGAAGAACGCAAATGCATAAATCGCTGCGAACAGAATGACATGCAGCGCCAACAGCAAAGGCATACGAATCGCAGATCGCCGCAGCAGTCCAAGCGAGCGTTGGCCAATACCCATTGAAGGAGGCATTTCTTTGGCCATAGGCTTTGCGTTGGTACTGCCGGCGGTGTCGTGGTCTGGACGAGGGGAATTCACTGGTGAAACATCAAATAAGAATGGGGCGGAGAGACGTGTGATCAAAACTGCTCAAAGTCAAATAGTTTGAAAAGTCTTGGAAGACTTGCTATCGCTGTAATACGCTTTGTGCGATTCACCGTAGCCATAGCCATAAGCATCCGCGTCATAGCTTCCTGTGTACCCATAACTGGTGTCTTTGGTCTGGTAGCCATTCACCAGAATGGCACCCACTTCACCACCGCTCTGACGGAGAATCGTGGCGGCTCGCATCGCCGCTTTTCTTCCGTTTTTGACGATACGGACGGCAAGCAAGATATTGTCAACCTCTTCGGAGACAATGGCAGCATCGGACACGGCGAGTACCGGTGGTGTGTCGACGATAATGAAGTCGAACTTGTCTTTCCATACATTCAAGAGCTGCGAAAATTTCTCGGACTGCAAGAGTTCAGACGGGTTCGGCGGAACCGCCCCTGCCGAGACCGCGAAAAGATTTTTGTTGACGGTTGTTTGCACCACGTCGGTAGGTTCGCATTCGCCCATGAGAACATCGGCAAATCCCAGATCACCCTCAAGATGGAGTAATCGGCCGACACGTGGCTTCCGCAGGTCGGCATCGATAATGAGGGTTTGCTTCCCTGTTTGGGCGAAGGCCATTGCCAAGTTCACGCTTGTGGTGCTCTTGCCGTCCCCCGGAAGTGGCGACGTCACTTGGATGACTTGATGCCCTTTCATTCGGGCATCAACTAACAAGCCAGTTCGCAAAACACGAAACACCTCGGCGGCAGGTGCTTGTGGCTGATGGAAAACTCGCACAGAGCTGTCGATGGGAAACGGCGGATCACTGCGTTTGCGTCGCAACGGTTCAAAGCGAGGGACGTGGGCCAAAACTGGTGCACCGAGGGCACGTTGCACGTCGTCTGGATCGGCAAAAGTCGTGTCCATCATGTCGGCAGTCAGCGCCATTCCAAATCCGAGTAAACCACCCGCAAAAAGCCCGATCGCTAAAACGATCAATGGCTTTGGCCAACTCGCTTTTTCTTGGGCCTCGGCGTCACCAATGACATCTGTCGAAAAGCCAGCATAGTCACGAACAAAGTTCAGTTCTTTCAAGGTCCGTTGAGTATCCTCGAAGACTTGCTGGCGTCTCATCATTTCACGTCGCAGCGACTCGGCCTGCATCTCAACTTGCTCAAGATTCTTGGCCTTTTCGAGCTCTTCGGCGCTGCGTGTTTCCAGGACTTTGCGTTGTTGCGTCAGTCCGGCCAAGTCGTTGCGTAGCAGCCCCACATAAGTCGCCAACATGTCGGCGGGATTCATTCGCTCACGAATCTCGTCGCCTTTTGTCTTCGCGGAATTTTCGTCGATAAACCGGCGCATCATCGCAATTTGCTCACGAACTGAAACGACCTGTGGGTGCCCCTCACTGAACTTTTCAGCAAGTTTTTTTTCTTTCATCACAAGCTTCAAGTATTCGTCGTACTCGGCCTGCGCCGTTGCTTGCCGAATCGGTTGCTCCGCCTGGAACGCTTCACTGGACACATCTCCGCGGGTAACGTCATACATTAATTTCAAGCGGCTGACTTCTTTCTCGCTAAGCAAAGCAAGTCGGTCAAAGTCGGTCATTTCCTGTGGATCGCGTGACTTAAGGAAATCACTAATGACGGCAAGGCGTGAAGTGGTCTCTGCCTCAGTTTCAGTGAGATCATGAAGATCATCTTCAATTCTCTCGAGTCGCTCCTTATGAATATTTCTTGTTCTTTCGCCATCCCACATGATGTTGGTTGTCGCAAGTTGCTTCGCGAGCTCGGCTTCGGCCTCGCGGACTTCTTGACCGGTTTGATTTGCTAACTGTGTTAACAGGTCGACAGCTTGCGTACTTGTTCCTTCGAAGTGCTCGCCTAAGTAGTTTTCGTACTCATCATAAATGGCGCGTAAGACAACGGCACAATCTGTCGGCGAAGGGTCATCATAGGTCGCCTTTAAGGTGTGAGCATCACGCGCAACACCATCGCCACCTTTGGTCACCTCCAGGTTATCAGCAATGAACGCCAGAGGAGTTAGACTACCGCTATTAGAAACTGCTTTGACGACGCTATCAATCTGGTCGAGACCATGGTTGTCGATTGCAGATTGTAGAATCCGCCGGCTTGTCATCAATTGGATATGCGTTGAGAGCACGTCTTCTTCCGTGTCGACCCCCTCCACCGATGATCCCGCACTGGCACCTTTAACCAAGTCACCCGACTTTTGGCCGACCAGGATTTCCATTTCCGCACGGAATGTGGGTGGGGTCAGGAAATAGTACAGAACTGCGGCGGCGACACCTAGGAACAGGCCAAGGGCGATGAGGCCTTTGCGGCGGCGGAGGATGCCGAGCAGGTCTAGCAAGTCTGTTTCCTGATTTGCTTCCGCTGGATTAAATGCTGCGGTGTCGTTCATTTACGGCGTCTCGGCGGGGAGAAGAATGGTCGATTGTCGGTGGTGCAGTCGCTTGGACTGTTCGAAAAGTCGTTTGTAGCGTTCGTTGGTTGGTGCCAAGTTCATGGCGACTCGAGCTTGAGATGCAGCTTCACTAGCGTTTCCTGAGTGGTAAAGCGAAAGTGCAAAACGATATCGTAATTCGGAGTCTTTAGGGTCCGCTTGTACGGCTTGTGAATAATGCTCTGCGGCGACTCGGAAATCCCCTCTCGCTGCTGCAACCGCCGCCAAGGCTCGTTGCTTAGGAATTGGATCCATCGCTACTACCAAAGCGGCTGAGGTAGCCCTGTCATATAACAATTCCTGCAAAGCTTCGGTTCCAGGATCACGCCGAATCAAAAGCGCTAAACGATAAGGTGCTACCCAGTTATTGGGCATCAGGTGTTCAGTAATCGCTTCGTCGGTCAACTTTAGTCTGGCAAGGCGATAGATCAATTCCAAATGGGAAAGATCAACTGAAAGCGTTTGACGCCATTGCTGTGTCATCGCTTCGATATCACCGGCTGCCCATGCGAGCAAACCATTCCCTAGAGTTTGACGCGAATCTACGGCGGAAAGCCGCATTGAATTCTTGAAATTTTTCTCCCAAGGTCGACCAGAAGCAGCCGCGAGCTGCGCCATCCGCAATTGAGTTTTAGGCTGAACGGGGTTGGCGGCAAGGGACATAGCGAACTCTGACCAGGCGGCCGCGAGAGACGGCTCAGTTGCAATCTGCTTCTGAATTCGTTGCTTTTGCAGTTCAGTTGGGCCGGTATCACTATCGTCATATAGCTGCATGATGATGGACTCCAGCGAGGTGCGATCCCAATCAGCAATAGGGTTACTGGGACGTGCCTGAGCAATCTGGCCAGCTCGAATTTGGTCGTAGGTTGCACGCTGTGCTCGATGCATCTGTAGCTGGATCAACCGTCTTCGTAGGCGTTCATTAAGCGGGCTGCGGGCCAGCTCGTCCTCAATCGACTCAATCCACTGGTCAGCAGTAGCGACGGTGGGTGACGGAGTACTGGGAGCAAACTCGGTGGACGCCAACAGGCGATCGGCTCTGACACACCGAGCTTGATGCCAGATCGCAGCGGCGAGTCCCGCACCGAGAATGAACACGAGAAGCCCGACGACCAAAGAGGAAGAATGACCCTGAGTGCCTTGCCCCGATTTAATCTGAGGGGCGACATCTTTCGTGGACACTCCGCTCAACGCACCTCGCTGAACACGTGAGCTTGACGCACGTCCCGAGGGCGACGATGCAACCGCAGCCCCGATCAGGACACACGCTGTCAACAAATTAGCTGGCATCAGGAGGCCGAATTCGGTGAACGCGTGCAGAGCCTGAAATAACAGCGTACCCAGCCCCGCAATTCCGAGTGCTTGCTTCTCTCGCGTGCGGTCCGACTGGCACAGGGATACCGTCGCACGCCCCGCAACCCACAAAAAGCCCCCAATCAAAAGCAGCCCAGGAACCCCGGCCTCCACAATTGCCTCAAGATACTGCTGGTGTGCATTGGGCAGCCAACCTCGACTCGGTGTGGGCTCGAACGGCAAGATGGCGTAGCCGTAGGTGCCCAAGCCTGAGCCCAGGGGCAAGAAGTGCAGCAAGGCTGGAATCGAATCCTTCCACAACTCCCAACGCCCATCCGCCATCACACGATCGACGCTGAGATCATCGACTCGTTCCTCAAAACGATCCAAAAGCCCAACCGCTTGCACAACAAGCATGGCCCCAATTGCGATGACCAGAAAACCGACGATGCGGCCCAACTGCCGGGGCCGCCCCTTGCGTTTCCAGGCAAGCACAGCGGCGACAAACGCTACTGCAAACGATGTCCAGCCACCTCGCGAGTTACTGCATATCAACCCTACCGCCAACCACACAACAAGCAGACCCAACGCAAGTAAACCTGGATGATTCAGCACCTGATGCCAACCGCCAGACACGACATAGGCACTATCACCAGAAGAGCCCTTGTGATTCTGCAGGTAGTGCAGCAATCCTAACGCACAAAACAAAGCCATGCCGACAAAATCGGCCCCGTGATTCCGCACCAAAAACGTGCCGAAAGGAGTCGTACCACCTTCATTCGCGACACCCCAAAAGATCTCCTCCGGATGCACGACAATCTGGACAATCCCCCAGAAAACCTGCGTTGCACCACAAATTGCGATTGCCCCCAGCAAAACCAACTTTGCTTTGGGGGTCTGAAAAAGAGCAGCTCCCAAAAACATGCCAACCACGCCAATCAGCGTCATTGCTAGCCAGTTGCACGTCTCCCATGGAACCAGCGAGATCACCGACCAGGCGTCCGCGTCAAGTGACGCGTAGTCCTGTCGCAACGAGAACGTGCCACTCAGTATCGACGCCAAGAAAGGCGGCAGCGGAACGAGCTGAAACAGACCGATCGAGAGCACGCCAAAGCCAATCACCCATAGCCAGCGTGTGGCACGCAACATCGGGGTGATATGACGAAGGTCCAACCAAGCAAGCAACAGCGCGGCCGCCAGCGAACTTAGAATCAAAAAACGTGGAAGGTGATAGAACCCTCCGATCATCCAAACAGCAGCCCAGATCGTCGCCAGAAGCAAGAAACGGGAGGCATCCAAGAACGGTGCCTGGCCCCAACGAGCCCCATTTCCCTTGACGATACGCCCAGCCTTCAATCCGTCACTTTGAGCGAGAGAATCTTGGTGAGGCATGGATCAACAGATGATGGCGAGACGCGAAGCCTTGAACCTGGACAGAACCAGTCGGCTAGAGATGAGGCCATCCAGTGTAAATGGAACATGCGCACATGCCATTCAGCTTTCGAATATTTCACCAAAACTACGCTAAGCGGAAGCAGCGCAACCCGCTACACCAATAAAAAAACGCCACTCTTCCGAGCGGCGTTTTCGTGTTTCAAAATGAGCTCTTCGAGAGCTTATGGACGAACGTAGACAACGTTGTCGTCGTCATCCAAACCAGCAAGACCGGCCAAGCCAGCGAGTCCGGCAAGGCCAAGGCCGCCCATGCCTCCTCCGCCGCCACCGCCACCGCCGAATCCACCGCCGCCACAGCAACTGCCGTAACCGCCAGCCATCGGAGCACCAACAACTTCTTCAGCGATCACTTCTTCACAAAGGATTTCTTCGCTGATCACAACGTCGCTGATGATTTCAACAGGTTGCTCGCAAGCACAAACTTCAACAGCGTGACCACAGCAAGGTGCGACGGGCGTCACGACTTCGCTATGACAGGGCTGGCTGAGACGGCAACCGACCAATTCTTCGCGTTCGGCGAGCAATTGCTCTTCGTTTTCAGCACCATTGTCGAGTTTGAGGTCAATTTCGATGATCTCAACGTCAAGCTTGGTGACCAACTCACTGCAATCGAGCTTGTTTTCTTCGCTATCTGCAAGAATCTTCGAAACCAGCGTTTCGCGGTTCTGCTCGACCTTTTCGCTGGTCTTTACGCCTTCGCTTGCGACGGCGAACGCTTGTACGCCCAAACCGGCCACGCACAGCAATGCAATCGCAGACTTTCCTAGTGTTTTCATCATGATAGTTGGCCTTCAGGCGTCTTGACGTTAGCTCGAGACATAAAAATCCCGAGTGGTATATGTGTGTCTAGGCAAAATATTATCAGGTGTCCACTCCCGAATCAACATCCTATCTATCCTATTTTTACAAAAGCAACGATTTTCCGGGGGGGGGTGTAGAACAATCCTCTTTCACTCCCCCCTACAGAAATAGAGGATAAGCCAACTCATTCAGCCAAAACGGCTTCAGCTGCAATCAAGGCACCGCCGTTTTCAGCCAGCTGACGTCGACCGCGGATGAACTGAAATCAGGCGATTTCAGCTAGGGCATTTCACCCGAGGCTTTAACG is a genomic window containing:
- a CDS encoding nucleoside-diphosphate sugar epimerase/dehydratase encodes the protein MPPSMGIGQRSLGLLRRSAIRMPLLLALHVILFAAIYAFAFFARFNFQVLESNRQLFWSTLGPVVIAKIAVFYFGAHFHGWWRYVTFADLKSLMKVTLVAMFVVAFVDYFLLPFGGAIPRLSILLDALATVVLIGGLRCTWRFADETFGTTLSSRRKRPAILVGTDHITGQLAAQINSSQSMPCRVAALLAVDTGYRRRATLGGVPVLGHLGDLTTVATKLEAKDILVPADALDGATLRKLSNQCNAEGLSIRVLPRFEDAMDGNEQIPLRPLNIEDLLRRDPIELDTEEVENLLNGKRVLITGAGGSIGSEICRQTMQFGPSELILLGRGENRIHAIHGELKPIADELGITLHIEIGDITDQARMQRLFETREPQIVFHAAAHKHVPLMELNPGEAVKNNLLGTKTIASLADQYLAEHFVMVSTDKAVNPTSIMGCTKHLAERIVYDFAQASRTKFAVVRFGNVLGSAGSVIPLFQDQIRKGGPITITDERMTRYFMSIPEASQLVIQAAAQCRGGEIFVLDMGEPIRIVQLANDLVALSGLPKDSIEIVFTGIRPGEKLYEELYFDDETTIPTSHPKVRAAYASDFQESMIQSELNSLIDLADSSPAEVHASITRLIPSYMSNERTLLEDHILSQSEDREETAEI
- a CDS encoding GumC family protein, with product MNDTAAFNPAEANQETDLLDLLGILRRRKGLIALGLFLGVAAAVLYYFLTPPTFRAEMEILVGQKSGDLVKGASAGSSVEGVDTEEDVLSTHIQLMTSRRILQSAIDNHGLDQIDSVVKAVSNSGSLTPLAFIADNLEVTKGGDGVARDAHTLKATYDDPSPTDCAVVLRAIYDEYENYLGEHFEGTSTQAVDLLTQLANQTGQEVREAEAELAKQLATTNIMWDGERTRNIHKERLERIEDDLHDLTETEAETTSRLAVISDFLKSRDPQEMTDFDRLALLSEKEVSRLKLMYDVTRGDVSSEAFQAEQPIRQATAQAEYDEYLKLVMKEKKLAEKFSEGHPQVVSVREQIAMMRRFIDENSAKTKGDEIRERMNPADMLATYVGLLRNDLAGLTQQRKVLETRSAEELEKAKNLEQVEMQAESLRREMMRRQQVFEDTQRTLKELNFVRDYAGFSTDVIGDAEAQEKASWPKPLIVLAIGLFAGGLLGFGMALTADMMDTTFADPDDVQRALGAPVLAHVPRFEPLRRKRSDPPFPIDSSVRVFHQPQAPAAEVFRVLRTGLLVDARMKGHQVIQVTSPLPGDGKSTTSVNLAMAFAQTGKQTLIIDADLRKPRVGRLLHLEGDLGFADVLMGECEPTDVVQTTVNKNLFAVSAGAVPPNPSELLQSEKFSQLLNVWKDKFDFIIVDTPPVLAVSDAAIVSEEVDNILLAVRIVKNGRKAAMRAATILRQSGGEVGAILVNGYQTKDTSYGYTGSYDADAYGYGYGESHKAYYSDSKSSKTFQTI
- a CDS encoding O-antigen ligase family protein; translated protein: MPHQDSLAQSDGLKAGRIVKGNGARWGQAPFLDASRFLLLATIWAAVWMIGGFYHLPRFLILSSLAAALLLAWLDLRHITPMLRATRWLWVIGFGVLSIGLFQLVPLPPFLASILSGTFSLRQDYASLDADAWSVISLVPWETCNWLAMTLIGVVGMFLGAALFQTPKAKLVLLGAIAICGATQVFWGIVQIVVHPEEIFWGVANEGGTTPFGTFLVRNHGADFVGMALFCALGLLHYLQNHKGSSGDSAYVVSGGWHQVLNHPGLLALGLLVVWLAVGLICSNSRGGWTSFAVAFVAAVLAWKRKGRPRQLGRIVGFLVIAIGAMLVVQAVGLLDRFEERVDDLSVDRVMADGRWELWKDSIPALLHFLPLGSGLGTYGYAILPFEPTPSRGWLPNAHQQYLEAIVEAGVPGLLLIGGFLWVAGRATVSLCQSDRTREKQALGIAGLGTLLFQALHAFTEFGLLMPANLLTACVLIGAAVASSPSGRASSSRVQRGALSGVSTKDVAPQIKSGQGTQGHSSSLVVGLLVFILGAGLAAAIWHQARCVRADRLLASTEFAPSTPSPTVATADQWIESIEDELARSPLNERLRRRLIQLQMHRAQRATYDQIRAGQIAQARPSNPIADWDRTSLESIIMQLYDDSDTGPTELQKQRIQKQIATEPSLAAAWSEFAMSLAANPVQPKTQLRMAQLAAASGRPWEKNFKNSMRLSAVDSRQTLGNGLLAWAAGDIEAMTQQWRQTLSVDLSHLELIYRLARLKLTDEAITEHLMPNNWVAPYRLALLIRRDPGTEALQELLYDRATSAALVVAMDPIPKQRALAAVAAARGDFRVAAEHYSQAVQADPKDSELRYRFALSLYHSGNASEAASQARVAMNLAPTNERYKRLFEQSKRLHHRQSTILLPAETP